In one window of Armatimonadota bacterium DNA:
- a CDS encoding type II secretion system protein — translation MIRKSDTRPAPGTPPERAYPVCGWQTRGFTLAEIMVVLVIVIMLAGIVLVVMNRARGKARQSVCASNLHQVGVALRMYAEDHDGRAWLWDSWQPEPGAVVDALAPYVRNDNIWFCPSDRWAGKWIRTGAPFVPHWRTSYVIAWSADKLLEWPNEPVARDALFAGRGSLWHLGGFNELYGDGRVQWRRSLDPNAVPLAPEPWPPS, via the coding sequence ATGATTCGGAAATCCGACACGCGGCCGGCGCCAGGCACTCCTCCCGAGCGTGCGTATCCCGTCTGCGGGTGGCAAACGCGAGGTTTCACGCTGGCGGAAATCATGGTCGTCCTCGTAATCGTCATCATGCTTGCGGGCATTGTTCTGGTCGTCATGAACCGCGCTCGCGGCAAGGCGCGCCAGTCCGTGTGCGCTTCGAATCTGCACCAGGTCGGTGTCGCCCTGCGGATGTATGCTGAAGACCATGATGGACGCGCATGGCTCTGGGACTCTTGGCAGCCCGAGCCGGGAGCGGTTGTGGACGCCCTGGCGCCATATGTCCGCAACGACAACATATGGTTCTGCCCCTCGGACCGCTGGGCCGGCAAGTGGATTCGAACGGGGGCGCCGTTTGTGCCACACTGGCGAACAAGCTACGTCATCGCTTGGTCAGCTGACAAACTGCTGGAGTGGCCGAACGAGCCGGTGGCGAGGGATGCACTGTTCGCGGGGCGTGGGTCACTCTGGCACTTGGGCGGCTTCAACGAACTGTACGGGGACGGGCGAGTGCAGTGGCGACGAAGCCTGGATCCCAACGCCGTCCCATTGGCGCCTGAGCCGTGGCCGCCGTCATGA
- a CDS encoding prepilin-type N-terminal cleavage/methylation domain-containing protein, with translation MRSVEARRKAARAALPPDGFTVIELAVCIVVVLTLAALILAAVNRARGKARQSACASNLHQIVTALAMYAEDHGGKGWFGASEWGYEFYPSSRPGVVEALAPYIPSKGVWFCPSDPWAGKNLVSGTPWVYHARMSYAVTFNAIYILEDVENEMAFDAVTRGRHMWHFGGYNIAYGDGRVKWQKGDPNGPPIGVDPWPP, from the coding sequence ATGCGTTCGGTTGAGGCGAGGCGAAAGGCGGCGCGCGCGGCGCTGCCGCCTGACGGGTTCACGGTTATCGAGTTAGCCGTGTGTATCGTAGTTGTGCTGACCCTGGCGGCACTGATCTTGGCGGCGGTGAACCGGGCTCGCGGCAAAGCGAGGCAGTCGGCCTGCGCCTCCAACCTTCACCAGATTGTAACGGCGCTGGCGATGTATGCGGAGGATCATGGGGGAAAGGGCTGGTTCGGGGCGTCGGAGTGGGGATACGAGTTCTATCCGTCCTCCCGGCCGGGCGTCGTCGAAGCCCTTGCGCCCTATATCCCCAGCAAAGGGGTGTGGTTTTGCCCCTCCGATCCCTGGGCGGGCAAGAACCTGGTTAGCGGAACGCCATGGGTGTACCACGCAAGAATGAGTTATGCGGTTACCTTTAACGCTATCTACATATTGGAGGACGTGGAGAACGAGATGGCGTTCGATGCAGTGACGCGCGGCCGACACATGTGGCACTTCGGGGGCTACAACATTGCGTATGGTGACGGCCGCGTGAAATGGCAGAAAGGTGACCCAAACGGGCCGCCGATAGGAGTTGATCCCTGGCCGCCATAG
- a CDS encoding proline--tRNA ligase — MRASELFFPTLREVPAEAELPSHRLLLRGGFIRKLVAGVYTYLPLGWRVLRKVEAIVREEMDATGAQELLLPALHPEELWAQTGRASREDLMRFTDRGERSFILGPTHEEVITETVRQEVSSYRDLPVVLYQIQTKFRDEPRPRGGLIRAREFIMKDAYSFDRDEAGMNAVYDRMEVAYERIFRRCGLEFTKVEAAAAAMGGTEAKEFMMLAPSGEDSVFTCPACGYAASGDMAEYAPPDDAPVGAQHAVPSQSSSDEQLQPVEKVATPGMKTVEQVTAFLGVESSRLIKTLIYRADGKPVAALVRGDRELNEEKLAHTLGTSKLEIADAALVQEVTRAAVGFAGPMGLRDVRIVADHELRVGANYVTGANEDDAHLLNVNPGRDFEVGQWASLRLVTGGDPCPHCRAPLEEHRAIELGHIFKLGTFYSDALGGHYRDEDGSSRLIIMGCYGIGVSRIIAAAVEQGHDDNGIIWPLAIAPYHCAVTIVTMKEQPQIELGERVYQGLSDAGVEVVLDDRPESPGVKFKDMDLIGIPLQVVAGKRAGEGLAEVRRRGLKGSEFMQANDVVAWVTEQLAGDG, encoded by the coding sequence TTGCGCGCGTCGGAGTTGTTCTTTCCAACCCTGAGAGAGGTGCCGGCCGAAGCCGAGCTGCCGAGCCACCGCTTGCTTCTCCGCGGCGGGTTCATACGCAAGCTGGTCGCCGGCGTGTACACGTACCTGCCCCTCGGCTGGCGCGTTCTGCGCAAGGTCGAGGCCATCGTGCGCGAAGAGATGGACGCGACGGGCGCGCAGGAGCTGCTCCTGCCCGCGCTGCACCCCGAGGAGTTGTGGGCGCAGACCGGCCGCGCGTCACGCGAAGACCTCATGCGCTTCACCGATCGCGGCGAGCGCTCGTTCATCCTCGGGCCGACCCACGAGGAGGTCATCACCGAAACCGTCCGCCAGGAGGTCAGTTCCTACCGCGACCTGCCGGTGGTGCTGTACCAGATTCAGACCAAGTTTCGCGACGAGCCGCGCCCCCGCGGAGGCCTCATCCGCGCGCGCGAATTCATCATGAAGGACGCCTACAGCTTCGATCGCGACGAAGCGGGCATGAACGCGGTGTACGACCGCATGGAGGTGGCCTACGAGCGCATCTTCCGCCGCTGCGGGCTGGAGTTCACGAAGGTCGAGGCGGCGGCGGCCGCGATGGGCGGCACCGAGGCGAAAGAATTCATGATGCTCGCCCCGAGCGGCGAGGACTCCGTGTTCACGTGCCCGGCGTGCGGCTACGCCGCCAGCGGCGACATGGCGGAATACGCGCCGCCGGACGACGCCCCGGTAGGGGCACAGCATGCTGTGCCCTCGCAATCCTCGTCCGACGAGCAGTTGCAGCCGGTCGAGAAAGTCGCCACCCCGGGCATGAAGACCGTGGAGCAGGTCACCGCTTTCCTCGGCGTCGAGAGTTCCCGCCTCATCAAGACCCTGATCTACCGCGCCGATGGCAAGCCCGTGGCCGCTCTCGTGCGCGGCGACCGCGAGCTGAACGAGGAAAAGCTCGCGCACACGCTTGGGACGAGCAAGCTCGAGATCGCCGATGCCGCGCTGGTTCAAGAGGTCACGCGCGCGGCGGTCGGTTTCGCCGGGCCGATGGGCCTGAGGGATGTTCGCATCGTCGCCGACCACGAGCTGCGTGTCGGCGCGAACTACGTCACCGGCGCCAATGAGGACGACGCCCACCTGCTCAACGTCAACCCCGGTCGCGATTTCGAGGTTGGCCAATGGGCGAGCCTGCGGCTCGTGACCGGCGGCGACCCGTGTCCGCACTGCCGCGCGCCGCTCGAGGAGCATCGCGCAATCGAACTGGGTCACATCTTCAAGCTCGGCACCTTCTACAGCGATGCCTTGGGCGGGCATTATCGCGACGAGGACGGCTCGTCTCGCCTCATCATCATGGGCTGCTACGGCATCGGGGTGAGCCGCATCATCGCCGCCGCGGTCGAGCAGGGCCACGACGACAACGGCATCATCTGGCCGCTTGCCATCGCGCCCTACCACTGCGCCGTGACAATCGTCACCATGAAGGAACAGCCGCAGATCGAGTTGGGCGAACGGGTCTATCAGGGGTTGAGCGACGCGGGCGTCGAGGTCGTACTCGACGACCGGCCGGAAAGCCCGGGCGTCAAATTCAAGGACATGGATCTGATCGGGATCCCTCTCCAGGTCGTCGCCGGCAAGCGGGCGGGGGAGGGGTT